GAACCACCAAAAAACTTGTATTCATCTGGAAAATATGTTTAATGTCCATTTTCCTAACACTCGCCAAACAACTGCGACTTTGTTATTAAAGTACTATCTTAATGCTGACAGTAGCTCAGCTCCATCACGCAACTTCGGAAAATTTAGAAAGAGCTATGTGCTTTGGAAAGGTTTTGGATGGTTCCAGCAGGTAAAGAAAAATTACTTTAAATAAGAGGAGTGTTGATTGTCTGCAAGGGGTTTCCAAAATTAATCTAGAATAGTTAAATAATATACCATAATTTGGAATTTCAAACTATACTCTGACAGTAGCAGAGAATACGATGGTCTACAGAAAGACAAGCGCCATGCGACACCTTTACTGTGCTGGCGTACTGAACCTAAATAAAAGGAGGTTTCTTTATGAGAAAAACTCAAATGCTGGTGGGATGCCTGCTAGCCATAATGCTGGCAGTGCTGCCACCGACAGTATGCCTAGCGGCTGATAATTCCGCCGTTGATGCCGCCAAAGTCTTTGCCCGTACAGAAGCCTGGAAAATTATTAATGCCGGCGTTGCTGACAGCGCGACCGTAGCCGTCCTGGATGATGGAGTTACGGTTTATGCCGAAGGCTTCGGCATGGCCGACCGGCTACAGAGTTTGCCAGTCGACAAGAACACTCTTTTCAACATAGGCTCGATCAGCAAGGTCTATGTGGCCACCGCTATCATGCTGCTGGTCGACGACGGCAAGGTGAATCTCGACGCTCCGGCGGTTACCTACCTACCTGAATTCACCATGCTTGACGAGCGCTACAAAGACATCACCGTACGCATGCTCCTTAACCATTCTTCCGGCCTGCCCGGCACCGTCGGACCTAACAGCTTCGGCTACCAATACAATACGGACATTTACCGGGAAGTTCTCGATATTCTAGCACATTCCCATCTCAAAAGTCAGCCTGGTGAACTTGCACCCTATTGTAACGACGGGTTTACCCTTGCCGAAATGATCGTAGCCAAAGTCTCCGGAATGAGTTATATTGACTTTCTCCAACAGCGGATCTTCTCGCCGCTGGCCCTGAAATATACCGGCACGGGGGTCTCCGATCGTCCTGAGAAAAACCTGCTTGTCGCCAAGCGCTATACCAAAGCCGGCAAGGCGTTGCCATTGGAAGCGCTATCTCTGCTTGGCTCAGGCGGGCTATCGGCCACTGCTGAGGATCTATGCCGTTTTGCCGATAGTTTTTCGCCCGTTGGCCACCATATTTTGTCTCCGGCTTCCTTGGCGGAAATGAAAAAAGTCCAGCCTCCTGGTTTCGCTGGCAAGCTGCACAATCCGAACTCCACCTTTGGCCTGGGCTGGGATTTCGCCGAAATTCCAGCTTTGAAAACCAAGGGCATTCATGTTCTCGGCAAAAACGGCGGTACTGGACAATATAGTTCCATGTTGATCACCATACCCGATAAAAGAATATCGGTCGCAGTCATCTTCGCCGGTCCCCA
This DNA window, taken from Anaeromusa acidaminophila DSM 3853, encodes the following:
- a CDS encoding serine hydrolase domain-containing protein — its product is MRKTQMLVGCLLAIMLAVLPPTVCLAADNSAVDAAKVFARTEAWKIINAGVADSATVAVLDDGVTVYAEGFGMADRLQSLPVDKNTLFNIGSISKVYVATAIMLLVDDGKVNLDAPAVTYLPEFTMLDERYKDITVRMLLNHSSGLPGTVGPNSFGYQYNTDIYREVLDILAHSHLKSQPGELAPYCNDGFTLAEMIVAKVSGMSYIDFLQQRIFSPLALKYTGTGVSDRPEKNLLVAKRYTKAGKALPLEALSLLGSGGLSATAEDLCRFADSFSPVGHHILSPASLAEMKKVQPPGFAGKLHNPNSTFGLGWDFAEIPALKTKGIHVLGKNGGTGQYSSMLITIPDKRISVAVIFAGPQANATMFGYDLLKTYLSTKGLLTIELNPVAIPLKGEPIPVELQAYEGYYIHGGDLAKVSLDQSANMLTLYYTNGTEEVKAFSALYNDGYFRDATGQHYFATVDGRRYLVRHDAKFNLDSIEGEKIEQLAAPQELAVSLNGQMWLRRNAKAFEEWQNMYPYVMPAQRLSSLPGYVDFGGVKKVTGPLTASYAVANMRDLSELSFFKRGDEQWAWLSGFLFSQAETAKPCSGGPINLIIGSQGYNEWLILDQDALLSFAKPAGGRILVFDPAGNCKFDSISDSGEVFAVAGSFITFVGNPTDTVTVQVR